From the genome of Falco cherrug isolate bFalChe1 chromosome 14, bFalChe1.pri, whole genome shotgun sequence, one region includes:
- the SLC7A9 gene encoding LOW QUALITY PROTEIN: B(0,+)-type amino acid transporter 1 (The sequence of the model RefSeq protein was modified relative to this genomic sequence to represent the inferred CDS: deleted 1 base in 1 codon): MGEESLRKRKGKANGKEDGESIQSHQPQTTNLQKQVGLISGICMIVGTIIGSGIFVSPKSVLANVGAVGPCLTIWAACGILATLGALCFAELGTMITKSGGEYPYLMEAFGPIPAFLFSWTSLLVTKPSSFAIICLSFAEYASAPFYPGCNPPPAVIKCLAAAAIVIITIVNSLSVKLGSYLQNFLTATKMIIVTIIIVSGIVLLAQGKTENFQDSFKDSKISVGSISLAFYNGLWAYDGWNQLNYITEELKNPYRNLPLSIIIGIPLVTVCYVLINISYFTVMTSTELLQSQAVAVTFGDRVLYPASWIVPLFVAFSTIGSANGTCFTAGRLVYVAGREGHMLKVLSYISVKRLTPAPAIIFYGAIAIIYIIPGDIDTLINYFSFAVWIFYGLTVLALIVMRFTRKELKRPIRVPIIIPVIVTLVSILLVLAPIISAPELPYLYCVLFILSGLIVYVLFVHFKFNWPQKISSKYTSDSWSKFNRTFLSFRLITVMKLIIYGPSHLKIT, from the exons ATGGGTGAAGAAAgcttgaggaaaagaaaaggaaaggccAACGGAAAAGAGGATGGAGAATCCATTCAGAGCCACCAACCCCAAACGACAAACCTACAAAAGCAG gttGGCCTCATCAGTGGAATCTGTATGATTGTTGGTACAATTATTGGCTCAGGCATCTTTGTTTCTCCAAAATCAGTACTTGCCAATGTTGGAGCAGTGGGTCCTTGTTTAACCATCTGGGCAGCCTGTGGAATTCTTGCGACATTAG GTGCACTTTGTTTTGCTGAGCTTGGCACAATGATCACAAAATCCGGGGGAGAATATCCTTACCTTATGGAGGCGTTTGGCCCGAttccagcatttctgttttcttggaCAAGCTTACTCGTCACAAAACCCAGTTCATTTGCAATTATTTGTCTCAGCTTTGCAGAATATGCATCAGCTCCTTTTTATCCAGGTTGCAATCCTCCCCCGGCTGTTATCAAGTGTCTTGCGGCAGCTGCCATTG tGATCATTACAATAGTGAATTCACTGAGTGTGAAGCTGGGAAGCTATCTCCAGAATTTTCTCACAGCTACTAAAATGATCATTGTCACAATCATTATTGTAAGTGGAATTGTTCTCCTTGCACAAG gaaaaactgaaaactttcAAGATTCTTTCAAGGACAGTAAAATTTCTGTTGGCTCCATCAGTTTGGCATTTTATAATGGACTCTGGGCGTATGATGGATG gaatCAACTCAATTACATCACAGAAGAACTTAAAAATCCTTACAG AAATCTACCGCTATCTATAATTATTGGGATCCCCTTGGTTACAGTTTGTTACGTTCTGATAAACATTTCGTATTTCACCGTAATGACTtcaacagaactcctgcagTCCCAGGCAGTTGCTGTG ACATTTGGAGATAGAGTCCTTTATCCAGCCTCTTGGATAGTTCCTCTCTTTGTGGCCTTCTCTACAATTGGATCTGCCAATGGGACCTGTTTTACTGCAGGCAG aCTTGTTTATGTTGCAGGTCGTGAAGGGCACATGCTAAAGGTGCTATCCTACATAAGTGTTAAGCGTTTAACGCCAGCACCTGCTATCATATTTTAT gGGGCCATTGCTATTATTTATATTATCCCTGGTGACATTGACACActcataaattattttagttttgcaGTCTGGATATTTTATGGTTTAACTGTACTTGCGCTCATTGTTATGAGGTTCACAAGAAAGGAACTCAAGAGACCAATCAGG GTACCCATCATAATTCCAGTCATAGTGACATTAGTCTCCATTTTACTGGTATTGGCACCAATCATCAGCGCACCTGAATTGCCCTATTTgtactgtgttttatttatacTTAGTGGACTTATAGTTTATGTACTTTTCgttcattttaaattcaacTGGCCCCAAAAAATATCAAGTAAGTATACCTCAGATAGCTGG TCCAAATTCAACAGAACATTTCTAAGTTTTAGATTAATTACTGTAATGAAGCTCATTATATACGGTCCATCCCATCTAAAAATCACATGA